One region of Vigna angularis cultivar LongXiaoDou No.4 chromosome 10, ASM1680809v1, whole genome shotgun sequence genomic DNA includes:
- the LOC108335052 gene encoding cytochrome P450 78A5 codes for MSPDFHHLLFFPELVQLPVLSVQAVLCVILFTFLFTIFLTPGGLAWALSKSSARTIIPGPVTALLGVFTGLTPHRELAKLARSHSAEKLMAFSIGLTRFVISSEPETAKEILGSTGFADRPVKESAYELLFYRAMGFAPYGEYWRNLRRISALHLFSPKRIAGFQGFRCEVGLKIVEELKKVMSENRHVEVRKVLHLGSLNNVIMTVFGKCYGFYEGEGTELEALVSEGYELLGVFNWSDHFPLLGWLDLQGVRKRCRNLVEKVNTFVGKIIEEHRVKREKGEYVKDEAMSDFVDVLLDLENENKLSQADMIAVLWEMIFRGTDTVAILLEWILARMVLHPEIQAKAQSEIDSVCGSSRLVSDADIPNLQYLQCIVKEALRVHPPGPLLSWARLAVHDVTVGDKHIPKGTTAMVNMWAITHDERVWAEPEKFKPERFIEEDVSIMGNDLRLAPFGSGRRVCPGKAMGLASVHLWLAQLLQSFEWVASDDGAVDLEERLKLSMEMKKPLSCKVVPRVAV; via the exons ATGTCACCAGATTTTCATCACCTTTTGTTCTTTCCTGAACTTGTTCAACTTCCCGTTCTCTCTGTTCAAGCAGTTCTGTGTGTTATCCTCTTCACTTTCCTTTTCACCATTTTCCTTACTCCTGGGGGCCTTGCCTGGGCTCTGTCCAAGTCATCGGCCCGAACCATTATCCCTGGTCCAGTAACGGCCCTGCTCGGAGTCTTTACCGGTTTAACTCCTCACCGGGAGTTGGCCAAACTGGCTCGCTCCCACAGTGCGGAGAAGCTCATGGCTTTCTCCATCGGCTTAACCCGGTTTGTTATTTCCAGCGAACCAGAAACTGCTAAGGAGATTCTGGGGAGTACTGGTTTTGCTGATAGACCGGTGAAGGAATCTGCTTACGAGCTTCTGTTTTATCGTGCTATGGGGTTCGCACCATACGGAGAGTACTGGAGGAACCTGAGGAGAATATCCGCTCTCCACCTCTTTTCTCCAAAGAGAATAGCCGGATTCCAAGGGTTCCGATGTGAGGTGGGGTTGAAAATAGTAGAAGAACTGAAAAAGGTTATGAGTGAGAACAGACACGTGGAGGTTAGAAAGGTACTTCATTTGGGGTCGTTGAACAATGTAATAATGACCGTTTTTGGGAAGTGTTATGGGTTTTATGAGGGTGAGGGGACTGAGCTTGAGGCGTTGGTGAGTGAAGGGTATGAGCTTTTGGGTGTGTTTAACTGGAGCGACCATTTTCCGTTGCTGGGGTGGTTGGATTTGCAGGGTGTGAGGAAGAGGTGCAGGAATTTGGTTGAAAAGGTTAATACTTTTGTTGGGAAGATCATTGAGGAACATAGGGTGAAGAGGGAGAAGGGTGAGTATGTGAAAGATGAAGCGATGTCTGATTTCGTTGATGTGTTGCTTGATTTGGAAAACGAAAACAAACTCAGCCAGGCTGATATGATTGCAGTGCTTTGG GAAATGATTTTCAGGGGAACAGACACAGTGGCAATTCTACTGGAGTGGATTTTGGCGAGGATGGTTCTCCACCCTGAGATACAAGCAAAGGCTCAAAGCGAAATAGACAGTGTGTGCGGATCCTCAAGACTGGTTTCTGATGCAGACATTCCGAACCTGCAATACCTTCAGTGCATTGTGAAGGAGGCTCTAAGGGTGCACCCACCGGGCCCTTTGCTGTCGTGGGCTCGTTTGGCGGTGCATGATGTGACTGTGGGAGACAAGCACATTCCAAAGGGCACGACGGCGATGGTGAACATGTGGGCAATCACGCACGACGAGAGGGTGTGGGCTGAACCGGAGAAGTTCAAACCGGAGCGGTTCATTGAGGAGGATGTGAGCATAATGGGAAATGATTTGAGGTTGGCTCCATTTGGGTCTGGGAGAAGAGTGTGTCCTGGGAAGGCCATGGGCTTGGCCTCTGTTCATCTCTGGCTTGCTCAGCTCCTTCAGAGTTTTGAATGGGTTGCTTCTGATGATGGTGCTGTGGATTTGGAAGAGCGACTCAAGCTTTCCATGGAGATGAAGAAGCCACTGTCTTGCAAAGTTGTGCCTAGGGTTGCTGTTTAA
- the LOC108334930 gene encoding scarecrow-like protein 14, with product MRYDMILWYNVVQYEQVMIREPEKHQGGDNGAVHKTQPVSPTTPAEIVQQTGRRLARYYDRFKVPFEFNAIAQKWETIRVEELKIKENELLVVNTMFRFQNLLDETVVLNSPRDAVLSLVRKANPTIFIHGTVNGSYNAPFFVTWFREALFH from the exons ATGAGATATGATATGATACTATGGTACAATGTGGTACAGTATGAACAGGTAATGATTCGTGAGCCCGAGAAACACCAAGGAGGTGATAACGGCGCCGTCCATAAAACCCAGCCTGTGAGTCCAACCAC ACCAGCAGAGATAGTCCAGCAGACGGGACGTCGCCTTGCAAGATACTATGATCGGTTTAAAGTTCCATTCGAGTTCAATGCCATTGCACAGAAATGGGAAACCATCAGAGTTGAGGAGTTGAAGATAAAGGAAAATGAACTTCTTGTAGTGAATACTATGTTTAGATTTCAGAATCTACTTGATGAGACAGTTGTGTTGAATAGTCCCCGGGATGCTGTTTTAAGTTTAGTAAGGAAGGCAAATCCCACTATCTTTATACATGGTACTGTCAATGGGAGCTACAATGCTCCATTCTTTGTAACATGGTTCCGGGAGGCCCTTTTCCATTAA